From the genome of Desulfitobacterium chlororespirans DSM 11544, one region includes:
- a CDS encoding AAA family ATPase, with protein sequence MLQKINEIRSYLKAIYLERNDIIEGLLTAFIARQHVLLVGEPGTAKSAIVADLAKSITGANYFQWLLTRFSTPEELFGPVSLKALEQDTFKRNTTNKLPEAHIGFVDEIFKGNSAILNALLTLANERVFYNNGGIIQSPLFSIIGCSNEWPETDEGLEALFDRFILRYEIPYIQDGRNFVAMLQGSCPAQRPTITLQELEQIQNYSEMMVTVPQDVLEGIRDIRDALKIEGIHPSDRRFRQTLSLLKAVATLDGRDTVLRKDMSILVHSLWVSPESNERDIVRTVVTDLCLDPTEREIVNLDDMLTKLHQEMGVADLSNTAIVLEFTQKMKEIRVRIEAIPNGQNYPKITEMLSLLDETKKAITTAALG encoded by the coding sequence ATGCTGCAGAAAATCAATGAGATCCGGAGTTACCTTAAAGCAATTTACCTAGAGAGAAATGATATCATCGAAGGTCTGTTGACCGCATTTATCGCAAGGCAACACGTTTTACTTGTAGGTGAACCCGGAACGGCAAAGTCGGCTATCGTTGCTGACCTTGCCAAGAGTATTACAGGTGCTAACTACTTCCAATGGCTTCTGACCCGCTTTAGCACCCCGGAAGAGTTATTTGGTCCTGTATCACTTAAGGCATTAGAGCAGGACACTTTTAAAAGGAACACAACAAATAAGCTGCCTGAGGCTCACATCGGCTTCGTGGACGAGATTTTCAAGGGGAATTCCGCCATCCTTAATGCCCTCTTAACGCTTGCCAACGAGAGAGTGTTTTACAACAACGGCGGCATTATCCAGTCTCCTCTCTTTTCCATCATTGGGTGCAGCAACGAGTGGCCGGAGACGGATGAGGGCCTTGAGGCTCTGTTTGACCGCTTTATTCTTCGTTATGAGATACCTTACATCCAGGACGGAAGGAACTTTGTAGCAATGTTACAAGGCTCCTGCCCAGCTCAAAGGCCGACCATCACGCTTCAAGAATTGGAACAAATACAAAACTACAGCGAAATGATGGTCACGGTTCCGCAGGATGTTCTTGAGGGTATTCGGGATATTCGAGATGCTCTAAAAATAGAAGGTATACACCCCTCGGATCGGAGATTCCGGCAAACATTGTCATTGCTTAAAGCGGTCGCAACATTGGATGGACGGGACACTGTATTAAGGAAAGATATGAGTATCCTTGTTCATTCACTCTGGGTTTCCCCGGAAAGCAATGAAAGAGATATTGTAAGAACGGTTGTTACGGATCTCTGCCTAGACCCAACAGAAAGAGAGATAGTTAATCTTGACGATATGTTAACAAAGTTACATCAAGAAATGGGGGTAGCCGACCTTTCAAACACAGCGATTGTTTTAGAATTCACTCAAAAAATGAAGGAAATCAGGGTAAGAATTGAAGCTATTCCTAATGGCCAAAATTACCCGAAAATCACCGAAATGTTAAGTCTTCTGGATGAAACGAAAAAAGCAATTACAACAGCGGCATTGGGATAA